From the Acidobacteriota bacterium genome, the window GACAAAAAATATATTTCCTGCATTAAGGAAAACAACTCCAGGAATGAAAGGTGAGATTCAATTGACTGACGGAATAAAAAATCTATTGGAAGTTGAAAAAGTATATGGATATATCTTTGAAGGAAAAAGATATGATGCAGGTGATAAATTGGGTTTTATAAAGGCTACGATTGAAATTGCATTAAATAGAGAGGATATCGGTAATCAATTAAAAGAATATCTCTTAAATCTTGTATTAAATGAACAAAAAATATGAAATTTTTTTTACAACCGCTGATATAGGATTGAAGGTCAGGGGAAAATCGATAGAGGAACTATTTAAAAATGCAGCAGAAGGAATGTTTTCTATCATGAGAAAAAATTTAAAGAATAGAAGTAACAGTATTAAAAGAAAAATTGATGTTAAATCTTATGAATGGGAAAGCTTATTGGCTGAATGGCTGAATGAACTTCTATTTCTTTATGATTCAAAAAAAGTGATATTCACTAATTTTAAAATTAATGAAATTCTTCCGTACCGTATCAAAGCAGAGATTAATGGATATAAAGCGAATAAGGAAGACATTTTAAGAGAAATTAAGGCTGTGACTTTGCATAATTTAAAAATAATAAAGGAAAAAAATATCTGGAAAACAGAAATAATTTTTGACATATAAAAAGTGATAAAAATGAAAAAAAATCTTATAAAAATAAATGACTATAAATGGGTTATACCCAAAGAAACAAACCCATTGATGAAAGTGCCTGGGGTCATATTTGCTTCTGAAGAGCTCGTTCAAAAAGCTCTTGAGGATCAATCCCTTGTTCAGGTAATAAATGCTGCATCCCTTCCTGGCATAGTAAAAGCTTCTATTGCAATGCCTGATATTCATTTTGGATATGGGCTTCCGATCGGAGGCGTGGTGGCCACTGACTGGGAAAATGGAGTTATCTCCCCTGGCGGAGTTGGGTTTGACATAAACTGTGGGGTAAGATTGATAAGAACCAACTTTTTTTTAAAAGATATAAAAGATAAAGAAAGAGCCATAGTAGATACGCTATACCAAAAAATTCCTACTGGTGTTGGTTCTAGGGGTGCTTTAAAGCTTTCATTCAATGAATTAAAGGAAGTTCTAAAGAAAGGTGCAAAATGGGCAGTGGAAAGGGGTTACGGAGATAAAGAAGATCTTAATTCTACTGAATCTTTAGGAACTCTTGAGGGAGCAGACCCTGAAAAAGTTAGCTCTAAAGCTCTGGATAGAGGAAAGGATCAGCTTGGAACTTTAGGCTCAGGCAATCATTTCCTGGAGGTTCAATATGTTGAAGAAATCTACGACCCTCACATAGCTAAAATTTTAGGACTTGAAAAAGATTTAATCACAGTGATGATTCATACAGGGTCAAGAGGACTCGGACATCAAATTGCAACCGACTATCTGGCGATACTCGGAGGAGCTTTAAAAAAATGGGGAATCAATGTTCCTGACAGACAGCTTGCCTGCGCTCCTATCCAATCTAAAGAAGGAATGAATTACATTGAGGCCATGAAAGGAGCTGCCAATTTTGCATGGGCAAACAGGCAGATTATAATGCACTGGGCTGAGGAAGCGTTGCTAAGAGCATTGAACATTTCAAGGCCATCCCTTGGAATGAAATTAATTTATGATATTGCTCACAACATTGTAAAAAAAGAAGAGCACATCGTTGAAGGAAAAAAGATGACAGTTGCAGTCCATCGCAAAGGTGCTACAAGAGCTTTCCCTCCATTTCACCCTGAGGTTCCAATAATTTACAGAGAAATTGGCCAGCCGGTTATAATTCCAGGAGATATGGGAAGATATTCCTATTTACTCGTTGGCGAAGAAAAGGCTATGGAAGAAAGTTTCGGTTCCTCATGTCATGGCGCAGGAAGAGTTCTTTCAAGGCATCAGGCTATGAAGAGAGCTCAGGGAAGATCCATCTCAAAAGAATTAGAACAGGATGGAATTCTTGTCAGAGCTTCTGACAGAGAAACGCTTGTTGAAGAAATGTCAGAAGCTTATAAAGATGTTTCCCTGGTTGTGGAATCAATAGAAAAAGCCTCGATCTCAAAAAAAGTAGTCAGAATGCGACCCATAACAGTCATCAAAGGCTAAAGGGAAAATTCTCCAGGGATTTTTGGGAATAATTTTGTCTCCTCAATTCTCTCAATTCCACAGATATACCTTGTAAGCCTTTCTATTCCGATCCCAAAACCAGCTGAAGGATATAATCCCTTTTTTGCAATCTCCAGGTAAAAAGAAAAATACGATAGATCAATATTTTTTCTTTGTATTCTTTTTAAAATTTTTTCATATTCAAATTCCCTTTCTCCCCCTGAGAGTGCCTCTCCGTAGCCTTCAGGAAAGATTAGATCCATATCGACTAAATACCCTGGCTGAGATTTATCTTCTCTATCGTAAAACTCTCTTATCTCGATTGGAAAATCTATAAGCCATACAGGCTCACCAAGCTCTCTTGATAATAAATCTTCATAATTCTTTTGGTATTTCTGATATACATCTTTAAATTTTACTTTTCCAAAAGGAGTTTTTGGGATTTTTAATTTTCTTCTAAAAAAATCAAGTTCTTTTTTGGAGGATTCTTTCACAGATTTAATTATATGAACTAAAAGTCTCTCTCCCAGAGAAAGAATTTCTTCTCTTCTTGCATTTCTTACCTCCAAATCCAGCTGGGTAAATTCAAAAAGATGTTTACCTGAGTCCTTTTTCTCCTCTGGTTCAATTCTCAAGTTTGGTGAAAATGTAAACATTTTTTCTAATGAGAGAAGGGAAATCTGCTTATGAAATATCATGCTCTTTGTGATCTGATATGGATATCCATAAAGAGAAAAAGATATTTTTACATTTGGATCAGCTAAAGGATCAGTTATAGGAGAAATAATAACTGGAAAAATCTCGATAAACCCCTCTTTCCTTAAAAACTCTCCAGCACTTCTTATGATCTCACTCTGTACCTTAACGGCATTTTTTATTTTTTCAGAGCTCAAAAACTCATATATTTTATCTGTCTTTTCTTTAATTTTTTCTTCTTTCATTATTGTAAAACCTCCTGGAATAAGATTTTTTCTTTAAAATGAAAAGATTAAGAAAAAGCTGTAGCTGTCCCCTTTAAAAGGGGACATTATTGTTGGTGAGATTATTTATGGAAGGATTGTTATCTAAATTTAAACATTCTCCATCACAATTATATTTCACAGAGTTATACTACAAAAATAAACAGGACAAGTCAAATGTTAAACATTTATATTTAATTTAATTTGAATAAAAATTGAATCTCATTTGTAGTAGTATATGGGAGAGATGGAAGAAGACTCTAATATGATAAGCAAAGTCCTAAAAGGAAACAAAGAAGAATATGGACTATTGGTTAAAAAATATATGAAAAAAGCCTATTTTATAGCTTTGGGAATTGTCAAAGACCCTGATGAAGCTCTGGATCTTTCCCAAGAAGCTTTCGTCAAAGCATTTAAGAATCTCAAGAATTTTGATGTGAGAAAACCTTTTTTCCCATGGTTTTATAAGATATTAAAAAATTTGTGTCTTAATTTTTCCAATAAAAAAAGGAGAGGCCAAAAGGCTCTAACAGAAATATTTAAACTCCAATCTCATGAAAAAGAAAAAGATTCTTCTATTAAAAAATCTTTACTCCAAGCGGTAGAGGAACTCCCCTTTGAAGAAAAAGAAATTATAATGCTGAGGTATTTTCAAGGGCTTTCTTATGAAGAAATCTCAGAAATTCTTGAGTGTCCGATAGGAACAGTTATGTCTCGATTATATTATGCTAAGAAAAAATTAAAAGAAAAAATGAAAGGTTTTTAAAATGGAAGAACATCACGACTATAAAATTTTATTGATGAAGTATCTTGATAATGAATTGTCTGAAGAAGAAAGAGAAAATTTCCAGAATCATATAAAGTACTGTCAGGAATGTGAAAAGGAATTAAATGAATTTAAAAAATTAAAGGAGGTGATGAAAAGTATGAGATATTTGGAACCTCAAGATGAAGTATGGGAAAGGTATTGGACATCAATTTATAACCGATTAGAGAGAGGAATTGGCTGGATTCTTTTATCCATTGGCTCAATTATACTCCTTCTTTACGGAGCTTTTAAATTAATTGAGGATCTCATAAAAGACCCTACTATAGCTCTTTTGGTTAAAATAGGAGCTATCACTTTTTTAGCAGGCGCGGTTATACTTTTCGTTTCAGCATTAAGGGAGAGAATTTTTGTCTGGAAAAGGGATAAATACAGGGAGGTGAAAAGATGATAATTACTACAGCTGATGCTATCCCAGGAAAAAGAATCGTAAAAGTTTTAGGCCTTGTAAAAGGCAATACAGTAAGAGCAAGGCACATTGGAAGGGATATGATGGCTCTTTTTAGAAATATCATAGGAGGCGAAATAACAGAATACACAAAGCTTTTAGCTGAATCTCGAGAGCAGTCTATTGATCGAATGACAGAGAAGGCTGAAGAATTAGGAGCAAACGCTATAGTTGGGTTTAGATTTATCACATCCTATCTTATGGGTGGAGCTGCTGAGCTATTAGCTTATGGAACAGCTGTTGTTACAGAAGAAGAGAGATAAAGAGAATTTTATTTTGAAGAAAAAAGAGATACTATGAAAAAATTCATTATTTGGATAATTATCCTTTTAGTTTTGATTCTATTCATGCTTCTAAGTGACTCAAATTAATATGCATCATCTCATATATTTTATAAGAGAGGTGAGTAATTTAATTCTCTGGACGATGATTTTTGGATAAACAATTATAAAAAGGGAGGGGTAAAATGAAAAGAAGTATTTTTTCTGTTGCGTTAATTATCTTTTTATCCTGCCTTATCTCAGGGCAGGAAATAATAGAGAAGGGGAAACTGAAAATTTATTTTCTTGGAGAGGAAGTTGGGTATGAGGATTACTCTCTTATAAAAAAAGATAGCGATTTTTATTTAGTATGTTCTGGCGAAATGAAAAAACCCATGTCCCTAAAAATAAATAGAATGGAAATTACATACGATAAAAATTATTTTCCAGTTAAATTTTTTCTCGATGCTTCAGTAAATAACATTCCTCAATTGATTAATTCAATATTTAAAGAAGGAAAAGCTATAAATGAAATCAAAATAAAAGAAGAATCCAGAATATTAGAGATCTCAGTAAAGCCAGGAACCCTTATTCTACCCAATGGAATCTTCTCGACGTATATAATTGCTTTAAAACGTTATGACTTTGAAAAAAGAGGGAAACAGGAATTTTCAGCCTTCATTCTGCCTCAACAGGAATTGACTTTTTCAATGGAATTAAAAGAAGTCCAGGAAATTGAATTGAAGAGAGGAAAAGTCTCTACAGAGCATTTCTCTGCAACCCTTGCAGGAGTTATAGCAGAAGATATCTGGGTCGATAAAGAAAGAAAATTGATTAAATTTTCAATTCCTTCCCAAGGAATCGAAATTTTCGGAGAAGAAATAAAGAAAGAGGAAGAAGTTGTATGGGAAAAGGATGGGAAAAGAGAAATCGAGAGGGGAAGATATGAAATATACATTCAGAATTCTAACATAGGATTCAGTGAGTTTGCTTTAAAAACCGATGGAAAAAATTATTTCCTTTTTGGAAGAAATAAAATAACTCTGGGAACTATCAGCCAGGATGCTGTTTCACATCAAGAATATGATGATAAATTGGAACCTATTCAGTACAACATTAAAGGGAAATGGAATGGAAAGCCTTTTGAGATAAAAGGAAATGCAGAGGGGAATAAAATAAAAACTTTTATGAGTGATGCAACAGCACTAAAAGATAAAGATTTTATAAAGGATGAAAAAACAATATTTTTGAATGACCTATCATTTTACGACTATCTGATATTTTTTAAAAAATTGGAAAAGTTAAATTTAAGAGAAAAAAAATTCTACGGAATAGTGAGACCAGCCTCTGATGTTTTAATATTGGAAACGTACAGAATTCCTGTAAATATATCATTTGTTGAAAAGGAAAATTCAGAGCTAAATGGAAAGACTATAACATTGGAGAGATACTTTTTAGATGTAGCTGGAGCTGAGGGATTGTATGCATGGAAATACGACGGTAAAATAATAAAATTCTTTTCTCCTTTTAAATATCAGGTAGCTTTTTTAAAAGGTTATGAAAACATAAAGACTATCGATATCCCAAAAAAAGAAGTCAAGGCAATAAATTACACTTCCGAAGATGTCATATTTCAATCTGGAAATTTAAAATTAGCAGGTTCTGTAACAATTCCAAAATATAAGGGTAAAAAATTCCCAGCGGTAGTTTTGGTATCAGGTTCTGGACCTCAGGACAGAAATGAAGATACCCCAGGAAAAGGAGGGTTGAAATTTGGCATTTTCAAGATTATTTCTCATTATTTAAGTGAAAAAGGAATAATTGTTCTCAGATATGATGATCGTGGCGTTGGAAAAAGTGAAGGAAATTTTGCCGATACAACTGACGAAGACTTTGTTTCTGATGCAGAATCAGCTGTTAAATACTTAAGATCAAGGGATGATGTTGACCCTGAGAAGATATTTCTCGTTGGCCATAGCGAAGGCGGGATAATTGCTCCTCGTGTAGCTTTGAATGACCAAAGGCTGGCAGGAATTGTATTAATGGCAGGGACTGCAACCCGGGGTTCTCAAGTCCTAATCGAACAAACAATACATCTCTTGAATTCAGCGGAACTAACACAAGATGAAATTAATAGAGCGATGGAAATTCAGGAAAAAGTTATAAAAGCTCTTTCAGGAGAAATAGATGAGAAAGAAGTGGAAGAGTATTTAGTTCCAATGAAGCCTCGAATGAAATGGATTAAGTCTTTTATAAATTATGATCCTTCTAAAACAATAAAGAAAGTAAAATGCCCAATTTTAATTCTAAATGGAGGAAAAGATATTCAGGTACTTTCTTACCATGCCAAAAAGCTTGAGGAAATCGCAAAAACCTCAGGCAATAAAAATGTAACTTTGAAGATATTCCCCAGTTTAAACCACCTTTTCATTAAGTCAAAATCCGGGAATGTCTCTGAATATGCTTTTCAATTGATGGAAAATAAGAATTTAAGCGAAGAATTTTTAGGCTATCTTGTTAGATGGATTAAAAGGCACACCAATAATTAGTAAGTCATACGCAACCTTGACACTCATTAGAGAATTCTTTTATTATTAAAAAGATGCCGAGATAGCTCAGTCGGTAGAGCGAGGGCCTGAAAAGCCCTGCGTCGGCGGTTCGATTCCGCCTCTCGGCATATAGTTTTTTCAATATTGATGAGCTTTTTCACATTCTTAATCCTTCATTACATTTCATCACCTTTAATTATTTTCATGGGCAGGTTTTTTTAACCCCTATAAATAGCTTAAACCCTTATCAATTCAAGTTAAACTCGCTATAAAGAATATCCAACATCGGCGTCAAGAGATTCTATCAAAAGGAAAAATTATAGGCTGATTTTGGGTAGATTTACTCTCATATAAAATTCAATCTCAAATAGAGATAATTAAAGACCAAAATACGGGAGAAAATTTATATGAGCGTTCGTGGCGCTATCAATTAAAATATAAGCTTAAGTTTAATTTTCTTATATATGTTTCCCCTCGGCCCCAAATTAATTATATTTACTTGTTTTTCTTCTTGTAATATTTCATATATTATTCTGAAATCACCAGTTCTAGAACTCCATAAACCGCCAAGATCTCCACTAAGAGGAGCTCCTGCTATGTAAGGATTTTCTTCTATTTTTTTGATTTCTTTATTTATTTGCTCTCTGATTTTTGGAGAGCTTCGGGAAGTATATTTTTCATAACTTTTTCTTGCTTGTTTATTTTCAAAGAAAATTCTATATTTATTCTTTTCTGATTTTCTCCCACTCAATTACCCCACCTTTCCTTGCACGATTCCAATTTTTTTTAATTTGTTTCAATAAGTTAGGGTTTTTTATAATTTCCGAAGTAATTATTTTTCCTTGTTCAATTTGTTCTTTAGATATAAAAGTTGCAATATTATCAGAAAACGCCACAGATGTTGTAGATATCGCTTCTTCTCCTTCTTTTTTCACATTCACCGCTTCCC encodes:
- a CDS encoding type II toxin-antitoxin system RelE/ParE family toxin produces the protein MSGRKSEKNKYRIFFENKQARKSYEKYTSRSSPKIREQINKEIKKIEENPYIAGAPLSGDLGGLWSSRTGDFRIIYEILQEEKQVNIINLGPRGNIYKKIKLKLIF
- a CDS encoding RtcB family protein, giving the protein MKKNLIKINDYKWVIPKETNPLMKVPGVIFASEELVQKALEDQSLVQVINAASLPGIVKASIAMPDIHFGYGLPIGGVVATDWENGVISPGGVGFDINCGVRLIRTNFFLKDIKDKERAIVDTLYQKIPTGVGSRGALKLSFNELKEVLKKGAKWAVERGYGDKEDLNSTESLGTLEGADPEKVSSKALDRGKDQLGTLGSGNHFLEVQYVEEIYDPHIAKILGLEKDLITVMIHTGSRGLGHQIATDYLAILGGALKKWGINVPDRQLACAPIQSKEGMNYIEAMKGAANFAWANRQIIMHWAEEALLRALNISRPSLGMKLIYDIAHNIVKKEEHIVEGKKMTVAVHRKGATRAFPPFHPEVPIIYREIGQPVIIPGDMGRYSYLLVGEEKAMEESFGSSCHGAGRVLSRHQAMKRAQGRSISKELEQDGILVRASDRETLVEEMSEAYKDVSLVVESIEKASISKKVVRMRPITVIKG
- a CDS encoding archease, with translation MNKKYEIFFTTADIGLKVRGKSIEELFKNAAEGMFSIMRKNLKNRSNSIKRKIDVKSYEWESLLAEWLNELLFLYDSKKVIFTNFKINEILPYRIKAEINGYKANKEDILREIKAVTLHNLKIIKEKNIWKTEIIFDI
- a CDS encoding zf-HC2 domain-containing protein, encoding MEEHHDYKILLMKYLDNELSEEERENFQNHIKYCQECEKELNEFKKLKEVMKSMRYLEPQDEVWERYWTSIYNRLERGIGWILLSIGSIILLLYGAFKLIEDLIKDPTIALLVKIGAITFLAGAVILFVSALRERIFVWKRDKYREVKR
- a CDS encoding asparagine synthetase A; its protein translation is MKEEKIKEKTDKIYEFLSSEKIKNAVKVQSEIIRSAGEFLRKEGFIEIFPVIISPITDPLADPNVKISFSLYGYPYQITKSMIFHKQISLLSLEKMFTFSPNLRIEPEEKKDSGKHLFEFTQLDLEVRNARREEILSLGERLLVHIIKSVKESSKKELDFFRRKLKIPKTPFGKVKFKDVYQKYQKNYEDLLSRELGEPVWLIDFPIEIREFYDREDKSQPGYLVDMDLIFPEGYGEALSGGEREFEYEKILKRIQRKNIDLSYFSFYLEIAKKGLYPSAGFGIGIERLTRYICGIERIEETKLFPKIPGEFSL
- a CDS encoding alpha/beta fold hydrolase — its product is MKRSIFSVALIIFLSCLISGQEIIEKGKLKIYFLGEEVGYEDYSLIKKDSDFYLVCSGEMKKPMSLKINRMEITYDKNYFPVKFFLDASVNNIPQLINSIFKEGKAINEIKIKEESRILEISVKPGTLILPNGIFSTYIIALKRYDFEKRGKQEFSAFILPQQELTFSMELKEVQEIELKRGKVSTEHFSATLAGVIAEDIWVDKERKLIKFSIPSQGIEIFGEEIKKEEEVVWEKDGKREIERGRYEIYIQNSNIGFSEFALKTDGKNYFLFGRNKITLGTISQDAVSHQEYDDKLEPIQYNIKGKWNGKPFEIKGNAEGNKIKTFMSDATALKDKDFIKDEKTIFLNDLSFYDYLIFFKKLEKLNLREKKFYGIVRPASDVLILETYRIPVNISFVEKENSELNGKTITLERYFLDVAGAEGLYAWKYDGKIIKFFSPFKYQVAFLKGYENIKTIDIPKKEVKAINYTSEDVIFQSGNLKLAGSVTIPKYKGKKFPAVVLVSGSGPQDRNEDTPGKGGLKFGIFKIISHYLSEKGIIVLRYDDRGVGKSEGNFADTTDEDFVSDAESAVKYLRSRDDVDPEKIFLVGHSEGGIIAPRVALNDQRLAGIVLMAGTATRGSQVLIEQTIHLLNSAELTQDEINRAMEIQEKVIKALSGEIDEKEVEEYLVPMKPRMKWIKSFINYDPSKTIKKVKCPILILNGGKDIQVLSYHAKKLEEIAKTSGNKNVTLKIFPSLNHLFIKSKSGNVSEYAFQLMENKNLSEEFLGYLVRWIKRHTNN
- a CDS encoding sigma-70 family RNA polymerase sigma factor codes for the protein MEEDSNMISKVLKGNKEEYGLLVKKYMKKAYFIALGIVKDPDEALDLSQEAFVKAFKNLKNFDVRKPFFPWFYKILKNLCLNFSNKKRRGQKALTEIFKLQSHEKEKDSSIKKSLLQAVEELPFEEKEIIMLRYFQGLSYEEISEILECPIGTVMSRLYYAKKKLKEKMKGF
- a CDS encoding YbjQ family protein; this encodes MIITTADAIPGKRIVKVLGLVKGNTVRARHIGRDMMALFRNIIGGEITEYTKLLAESREQSIDRMTEKAEELGANAIVGFRFITSYLMGGAAELLAYGTAVVTEEER